One genomic window of Punica granatum isolate Tunisia-2019 chromosome 1, ASM765513v2, whole genome shotgun sequence includes the following:
- the LOC116192351 gene encoding pyridoxine/pyridoxamine 5'-phosphate oxidase 1, chloroplastic isoform X2, producing the protein MAEDSVTYLTQREAAEIDETLMGPLGFSIDQLMELAGLSVATSIAEVYKPSEYNKVLAICGPGNNGGDGLVAARHLYHFGYKPCICYPKRTPKPLYTGLVTQLESLSVPFLSVEDLPSDLSKDFDILVDAMFGFSFHGAPRPPFDNLIQRLVSLNRGDVAGRKSPVIVSVDIPSGWHVEEGDAGGEGIKPDMLVSLTAPKLGAKQFRGPHHFLGGRFVPPAIAEKCRLHLPPYPGTSMCVRIGKVRKIDISAMRETYVSPEFLEDQVEANPFDQFNKWFEDAVAAGLREPNAMALSTAGKNGKPSSRMVLLKGVDKDGFVWYTNYGSQKARELSENPWASLLFYWDGLNRQVRVEGSVEKVPDQESEQYFHSRPRGSQIGAVVSNQSSVVPGRQALRQQYTEIEEKFSNMSVIPKPKHWGGYRLKPELFEFWQGQPSRLHDRLQYSPQEIDGKRVWKIVRLAP; encoded by the exons CAGTTGATG GAATTGGCTGGCCTGAGTGTGGCAACTTCAATAGCTGAG GTATATAAACCGAGTGAATATAACAAGGTTCTTGCTATTTGTGGGCCTGGTAACAATGGCGGCGATGGGCTTGTAGCTGCTCGTCATTTGTATCATTTTGGTTACAAACCTTGCATTTGTTATCCTAAGCGTACTCCAAAGCCTCTGTACACTGGCCTTGTTACTCAG CTCGAGTCCCTATCAGTCCCTTTCTTGTCAGTCGAAGATCTTCCCTCAGACTTATCAAAAGACTTCGATATTTTAGTGGATGCAATGTTCGGCTTTTCTTTCCATG GTGCCCCAAGGCCACCTTTTGACAACCTGATCCAAAGGCTGGTTAGCTTGAACAGAGGTGATGTTGCAGGCAGAAAATCTCCTGTAATTGTTTCTGTAGATATTCCTTCTGGATGGCATGTTGAGGAAGGAGATGCTGGTGGTGAAGGAATCAAACCTGACATGTTG GTTTCTTTAACTGCACCGAAGCTGGGGGCAAAGCAGTTTCGTGGTCCCCACCACTTTCTAGGCGGTAGATTTGTCCCTCCAGCTATTGCAGAAAAATGTAGGCTTCATCTTCCCCCATATCCCGGAACTTCCATGTGTGTCCGCATTGGTAAGGTCCGAAAAATTGACATCTCAGCAATGAGGGAAACCTATGTTTCTCCTGAGTTTCTTGAAGATCAGGTTGAGGCCAATCCTTTTGATCAG TTCAACAAGTGGTTTGAAGATGCAGTGGCTGCTGGGTTGAGGGAACCAAATGCAATGGCATTGTCAACTGCTGGAAAGAATGGAAAGCC ATCTTCTCGAATGGTGCTGCTTAAAGGAGTTGATAAGGATGGATTTGTTTG GTACACCAATTATGGAAGCCAAAAGGCACGCGAACTGTCCGAAAATCCTTGGGCGTCACTTCTTTTTTACTGGGATGGTCTTAACCGCCAG GTAAGAGTGGAGGGATCAGTTGAGAAAGTCCCTGACCAAGAATCCGAGCAATACTTTCATAGTCGTCCTCGAGGGAGTCAAATTGGAGCAGTTGTCAGTAATCaa AGTTCAGTTGTTCCTGGAAGACAGGCCCTGCGCCAACAATATACAGAAATAGAGGAGAAGTTTTCAAACAT GAGCGTGATTCCGAAACCCAAACACTGGGGAGGATACAGACTGAAGCCTGAGCTTTTCGAGTTTTGGCAAGGGCAGCCTTCTCGTTTGCATGATAG GTTGCAGTATTCACCTCAAGAGATTGATGGGAAACGTGTGTGGAAAATTGTCCGTTTGGCTCCCTGA